CAAATTGAAGCTGCTGATAGGAAGACGTGGGAAAATTATTATAAAGAAGCACTACATTTTAATTGTGTAAGTGAATTATCCTCTATTACTTGTCCATTAATGCTCCTTTATGGTAAAAATGCAACATGGATCAACAAACATGCATCCTATTATCACGTTTGCCCACAGAAAGAAATTTATTACATCAAGGGGGCTAATCACCAATTGCCGACACGATGGGCAAAAGTCGTCAATCAACTAACATCGGAGTTTATAACAAGAATTTACGATAAATATATTATGTAAACAAAAGGTAATCATCGAATTTTTCTAACTCAATTTTTCAAAGAATGAATATTTCACAATAAACGAATATTCGTCTAGTGAAAAAGAATAATCAAGTGAGGATGTCGAGCGACTCTGCTTTCTTTTACCGAGAGAAAATGCATTGCAACCAATGTTAGTAATAAGTAGCTCTTTAATTTTGAATTTTCAAAATACTTTAAAAATAGGCTATGTTATATTTCATTGTTGACTTTTAGTAAGTTGTACACAAGGCGGCGACTCCAGCGAAAACAATAAGACAAGCAAAACCCATACTTGAGCGTAGCAAGGGAAGCGGCTTGCACCTTGCCCGCGGAAAGCGTCCGCCACAAGCGTAATGTATACATATCATCAGTATCGTTTAAAAGAGCCTAAAAATAAAAAAGGATTTTCAGTTTTTTTTTGGAATTATTTAAATGTATGTTTTTCAATTTTTTACAGGAGGGATGGTATGAAGCAGAAATGGATGTCTTTACTTTTAGCTTGTGGGTTAGCGATTCCGAACGCGGTGAATGCTCAAATCGTTAACGAACAGGAACATTACTATTCCATACTATTACATGAAGAACACGTTCCAGAAAACTTTAAACAACAACTAACGAATGCTGGAATTGAAATTGTTTATGAAGTTGAAGAAATCGGGTTTCTACAAGTAAAAGCGACAGCTGATGAATTCGAAAAAATTCGTACATTTGGACAAGTGGCCATCGCAAACCCAGCTGTATCGTGGGAAGTTCCGGAAGTAGAACAAATTCCACTAGATGCCGAATCGTATACGAATTCCCCATTATGGGATTTGCAGTGGGATATTCAACGCATTACTCAAAACGGAGCTAGTTATGAGTTAGGCACTGGTTCTCATGATGTGGTAGTTGCAATTATCGATACTGGTATTGACCGAGACCATCCTGACCTTGTTGTGAACTTACTACCTGGTTCCAAAAACTTTGTCCCTGAAGGTGGATTTAGAGGAACCGAGCCAGAAGAAACAGGAGATCCTAACGCCTTCGATGATAAACATGGACATGGGAGTCACGTAGCTGGGTCCATTGCCGCCAACGGAAATATGGTTGGTGTTGCACCTAATACAGGTATTCGTGCGTATCGTGTTTTTGGAACTGGATCTGCGGAATCAGCTTGGATTTACGAGGCGATGATAGCGGCAGCAAACGATGGTGCAGACGTCATTTCGATGAGTTTAGGCGGCTTTGATAT
This portion of the Bacillus sp. (in: firmicutes) genome encodes:
- a CDS encoding S8 family serine peptidase; translation: MKQKWMSLLLACGLAIPNAVNAQIVNEQEHYYSILLHEEHVPENFKQQLTNAGIEIVYEVEEIGFLQVKATADEFEKIRTFGQVAIANPAVSWEVPEVEQIPLDAESYTNSPLWDLQWDIQRITQNGASYELGTGSHDVVVAIIDTGIDRDHPDLVVNLLPGSKNFVPEGGFRGTEPEETGDPNAFDDKHGHGSHVAGSIAANGNMVGVAPNTGIRAYRVFGTGSAESAWIYEAMIAAANDGADVISMSLGGFDILGQVFYVDPETGEKIKLGNDVADFLAYQRAVQYVTEKGSLVVVAAGNDGINATNKREVTDFLNAEYGGDGFYFQGAGFEVPGTIPGVITVSATGPNDELALYSNYGPGFIDIAAPGGDYRMYLEYLANGTFDQYLEQQLYRNEFTLSTSENGGYYYSIGTSMATPKVSAVAALLVDKYGKMEPHKLAELLRKKAVDPVKAQEKKVFGAGHLNALNALQ